A single Gambusia affinis linkage group LG20, SWU_Gaff_1.0, whole genome shotgun sequence DNA region contains:
- the LOC122823748 gene encoding tumor necrosis factor receptor superfamily member 13B isoform X1, producing MGKRCKEGEQRDILTRSCVPCRMLCQQLPASPSCAIYCEPVFCKAKPGHYYDRLVRRCMKCADICGKHPAECSPHCPTQSPLTTTKRLPSEVSKQAVNTKPPLGPLDPAIQLYALLGLCTILLLSSLCLALVVLLRRGKAKNSNTKPTSTKNQKQTSAVQPGQESGFPESKTGGSLKGWCGKSPTDLIGVVTFAGILFLSILDCPASSTHPPCRESSEDSYPTETCMCVHCFPDLRGLSQDSSRQQRPSDSFYQQGILHRAHIQNGGSLWTGGSLSASGPKVQQEAAVG from the exons ATGGGTAAAAGATGCAAAGAGGGTGAGCAGCGAGATATCTTGACCAGATCATGTGTCCCCTGTCGCATGTTATGTCAGCAACTGCCTGCATCCCCCAGTTGTGCCATTTACTGTG AGCCTGTATTCTGCAAGGCTAAGCCCGGCCACTACTACGACAGGCTGGTGAGGAGATGTATGAAGTGTGCAGACATTTGTGGTAAACATCCAGCAGAGTGCTCCCCACACTGCCCGA CTCAGTCACCTCTGACGACAACTAAAAGACTCCCTTCTGAAGTCAGCAAACAGGCAGTGAACACCAAGCCACCACTAGGACCTTTGGACCCTGCCATCCAACTGTACGCCCTCTTAGGTTTATGCACAATACTGCTACTTTCCAGCCTGTGTCTCGCCTTGGTTGTGCTTCTGAGGAGAGGAAAGGCCAAAAACTCAAACACCAAACCCACAAGTACCAAAAACCAGAAGCAAACGAGCGCTGTTCAGCCAGGACAGGAGTCTGGATTCCCAGAAAGTAAGACCGGGGGAAGCCTCAAAGGTTGGTGTGGTAAAAGCCCAACAGACCTGATTGGTGTAGTTACTTTTGCTGGAATATTATTCCTGTCTATTCTAGATTGTCCAGCCAGTTCAACCCATCCCCCCTGCCGTGAGTCATCAGAGGACTCCTACCCAACGGAGACCTGCATGTGCGTCCACTGTTTCCCTGACCTGAGGGGGCTCAGCCAGGACAGCAGCAGACAGCAGAGGCCATCCGATTCATTCTACCAGCAGGGCATCCTTCATAGAGCCCACATCCAAAATGGGGGTTCCCTGTGGACAGGGGGCAGCCTGAGCGCCTCGGGTCCAAAAGTACAACAGGAGGCAGCAGTGGGATGA
- the LOC122823748 gene encoding tumor necrosis factor receptor superfamily member 13B isoform X2 encodes MGKRCKEGEQRDILTRSCVPCRMLCQQLPASPSCAIYCEPVFCKAKPGHYYDRLVRRCMKCADICGKHPAECSPHCPTQSPLTTTKRLPSEVSKQAVNTKPPLGPLDPAIQLYALLGLCTILLLSSLCLALVVLLRRGKAKNSNTKPTSTKNQKQTSAVQPGQESGFPESKTGGSLKDCPASSTHPPCRESSEDSYPTETCMCVHCFPDLRGLSQDSSRQQRPSDSFYQQGILHRAHIQNGGSLWTGGSLSASGPKVQQEAAVG; translated from the exons ATGGGTAAAAGATGCAAAGAGGGTGAGCAGCGAGATATCTTGACCAGATCATGTGTCCCCTGTCGCATGTTATGTCAGCAACTGCCTGCATCCCCCAGTTGTGCCATTTACTGTG AGCCTGTATTCTGCAAGGCTAAGCCCGGCCACTACTACGACAGGCTGGTGAGGAGATGTATGAAGTGTGCAGACATTTGTGGTAAACATCCAGCAGAGTGCTCCCCACACTGCCCGA CTCAGTCACCTCTGACGACAACTAAAAGACTCCCTTCTGAAGTCAGCAAACAGGCAGTGAACACCAAGCCACCACTAGGACCTTTGGACCCTGCCATCCAACTGTACGCCCTCTTAGGTTTATGCACAATACTGCTACTTTCCAGCCTGTGTCTCGCCTTGGTTGTGCTTCTGAGGAGAGGAAAGGCCAAAAACTCAAACACCAAACCCACAAGTACCAAAAACCAGAAGCAAACGAGCGCTGTTCAGCCAGGACAGGAGTCTGGATTCCCAGAAAGTAAGACCGGGGGAAGCCTCAAAG ATTGTCCAGCCAGTTCAACCCATCCCCCCTGCCGTGAGTCATCAGAGGACTCCTACCCAACGGAGACCTGCATGTGCGTCCACTGTTTCCCTGACCTGAGGGGGCTCAGCCAGGACAGCAGCAGACAGCAGAGGCCATCCGATTCATTCTACCAGCAGGGCATCCTTCATAGAGCCCACATCCAAAATGGGGGTTCCCTGTGGACAGGGGGCAGCCTGAGCGCCTCGGGTCCAAAAGTACAACAGGAGGCAGCAGTGGGATGA
- the cops3 gene encoding COP9 signalosome complex subunit 3, with product MASALEQFVNNVRQLSAQGQMTQLCELINKSGELLAKNLSHLDTVLGALDIQEHSLGVLAVLFVKFSMPNIPDFETLFSQVQLFISTCNGEHIRYATDTFAGLCHQLTNALVERKQPLRGVVILKQAIDKMQMNTNQLTSVHADLCQLCLLAKCFKPALPFLEVDMMDICKENGAYDAKHFLCYYYYGGMIYTGLKNFERALYFYEQAITTPAMAVSHIMLEAYKKYILVSLILHGKVQQLPKYTSQIVGRFIKPLSNAYHELAQVYSTNNPAELRSLVNKHNETFARDNNTGLVKQCLSSLYKKNIQRLTKTFLTLSLQDMASRVQLSGPQEAEKYVLHMIEDGEIYASINQKDGMVCFHDNPEKYNNPAMLHKIDQEMLKCIELDEKLKSMDQEITVNPQFVQKSMGSQEDDVGSKTSSYS from the exons ATGGCTTCAGCACTGGAGCAGTTTGTTAACAACGTGCGGCAGCTCTCCGCTCAAG GCCAGATGACTCAGCTGTGCGAGTTGATCAACAAGAGCGGGGAGCTGCTGGCCAAAAATCTGTCCCACCTGGACACGGTGCTGGGGGCCTTGGACATCCAGGAGCACTCCCTGGGTGTGCTGGCTGTGCT ATTCGTGAAGTTCTCCATGCCAAACATCCCAGACTTTGAGACGCTCTTCTCCCAAGTTCAGCTCTTCATCAGCACCTGTAATGGGGAGCACATTAGATATGCAACAGACACTT TTGCTGGCCTCTGCCACCAATTGACAAACGCCCTAGTAGAGCGGAAACAG CCTTTGAGGGGTGTCGTCATCCTAAAACAGGCAATAGACAAAATGCAGATGAACACAAACCAACTTACCTCAGTTCATGCAGACCTGTGTCAG CTGTGCTTGTTAGCGAAGTGCTTCAAGCCCGCTCTGCCCTTCTTGGAGGTGGACATGATGGACATCTGCAAGGAAAACGGAGCCTACGACGCAAAGCACTTTTTATGTTACTACTACTACGGCGGCATGATCTACACGGGCctgaaaaactttgaaagagCACTGTATTTTTATGAACAG GCAATAACCACTCCGGCCATGGCAGTGAGTCACATCATGTTGGAAGCCTATAAGAAGTACATCCTGGTGTCGCTCATCCTCCACGGCAAAGTGCAGCAGCTGCCCAAATACACGTCACAGATAGTAGGAAGGTTCATCAAG CCCCTAAGCAACGCTTACCACGAGCTGGCTCAGGTCTACTCCACCAACAACCCCGCCGAGCTGCGCAGCCTGGTCAACAAACACAACGAGACGTTCGCACGAGACAACAACACAGGCCTGGTCAAACAGTGTCTCTCTTCCCTCTACAAGAAGAACATCCAGAGGCTAACAAAG ACTTTCCTGACGTTGTCTTTGCAAGACATGGCGAGTCGAGTGCAGCTTTCAGGTCCCCAGGAAGCAGAGAAATACGTCTTACACATG ATTGAAGATGGCGAGATCTATGCTAGCATTAACCAAAAGGACGGTATGGTCTGCTTCCATGACAACCCCGAAAAATACAACAACCCAGCAATGCTCCACAAAATAGATCAAGAG ATGTTGAAATGTATAGAGCTGGATGAGAAACTAAAGTCTATGGATCAAGAAATTACAGTAAACCCACAGTTTGTGCAGAAG AGTATGGGATCGCAGGAGGACGACGTCGGTAGCAAAACGTCGAGTTATTCATGA
- the usp22 gene encoding ubiquitin carboxyl-terminal hydrolase 22 has translation MSPAGCPHVNSFKVDNWKQNLRLIYQCFVWSGSAETRKRKAKSCICHMCGAHLNRLHSCLYCVFFACFSKKHIHEHAKSKRHNLAIDLLYGGIYCFMCQDYIYDKEMEQIAKEEQRKAWKMQGIGEKYSTWEPTKRELELLRHNPKRRRITSNCTIGLRGLINLGNTCFMNCIVQALTHTPLLRDFFLSDRHKCEMQSNSCLVCEMSQLFQEFYSGHRSPHIPFRLLHLVWTHARHLAGYEQQDAHEFLIAALDVLHRHCKDDNGKKANNPNHCNCIIDQIFTGGLQSDVTCQVCHGVSTTIDPFWDISLDLPGSSTPFWPLSPGGDVTALNGESHSTGATTLMDCLRRFTRPEHLGSSAKIKCSGCHSYQESTKQLTMKKLPIVACFHLKRFEHSAKLRRKITTYVSFPLELDMTPFMASSKESRMNGQYQQTVEAFNNDNKYSLFAVVNHQGTLESGHYTTFIRQHKDQWFKCDDAIITKASIKDVLDSEGYLLFYHKQFLEYE, from the exons ATGAGTCCCGCAGGCTGCCCCCATGTGAACAGCTTCAAAGTGGACAACTGGAAGCAGAACCTGAGGCTTATTTATCAATGTTTCGTGTGGAGCGGTTCAGCCGAGACCAGAAAACGCAAG GCCAAGTCATGCATCTGCCACATGTGCGGAGCCCACCTGAACAGACTCCACTCCTGCCTCTACTGTGTCTTCTTCGCATGCTTCTCCAAAAAACACATCCACGAACATGCCAAGAGCAAAAGGCATAACCTCG CCATCGACCTGCTGTACGGGGGAATTTACTGCTTTATGTGCCAAGACTACATTTATGACAAGGAGATGGAGCAGATTGCCAAAGAGGAGCAGAGGAAAGCCTGGAAGATGCAAG GCATCGGGGAGAAGTACTCGACGTGGGAGCCAACCAAGAgggagctggagctgctgcgcCACAATCCCAAGAGGAGGAGGATCACCTCCAACTGTACTATTG GCCTGCGCGGTCTGATCAACCTGGGCAACACCTGCTTCATGAACTGCATCGTCCAGGCGCTGACGCACACGCCGCTGCTGCGCGACTTCTTCCTGTCCGACCGTCACAAGTGCGAGATGCAGAGCAACTCGTGCCTCGTGTGCGAGATGTCTCAACTCTTCCAGGAG TTCTACTCAGGCCATCGCTCCCCTCACATCCCGTTCCGCCTGCTGCACCTGGTGTGGACGCACGCCCGGCACCTGGCCGGCTACGAGCAGCAGGACGCCCACGAGTTCCTCATTGCGGCGCTGGACGTGTTGCACCGACACTGCAAAG aCGACAACGGGAAGAAGGCCAACAACCCAAACCACTGTAACTGCATCATTGACCAAATCTTCACAGGGGGTCTGCAGTCTGACGTCACCTGCCAAGTGTGCca TGGTGTTTCGACAACCATAGACCCGTTCTGGGACATCAGCCTGGACCTACCCGGATCCTCCACGCCTTTCTGGCCCCTCAGTCCCGGAGGAGATGTGACAGCACTTAACGGGGAGAGTCACTCCACTGGAGCCACAACACTTATGGACTGTCTGCGCAG GTTCACCAGACCGGAGCACCTCGGCAGCAGCGCCAAGATCAAGTGCAGCggttgccatagttaccagGAATCCACCAAGCAGTTAACCATGAAGAAGTTGCCTATCGTAGCCTGCTTTCACCTTAaa agatTTGAACATTCGGCCAAACTACGGAGGAAGATCACTACTTACGTCTCGTTCCCACTGGAGCTGGACATGACCCCCTTCATGGCCTCCAG taaGGAGAGCAGGATGAACGGGCAGTACCAGCAGACCGTGGAGGCATTCAACAATGACAATAA GTACAGTTTATTTGCCGTGGTGAACCACCAGGGGACACTAGAGAGCGGCCATTACACCACCTTCATCCGGCAGCACAAAGACCAGTGGTTCAAGTGTGACGACGCCATCATCACCAAGGCCAGCATCAAAGATGTGCTTGACAGTGAAGG GTACCTCTTGTTTTATCACAAACAGTTCCTGGAGTACGAATAG
- the LOC122823748 gene encoding tumor necrosis factor receptor superfamily member 13B isoform X3, whose product MGKRCKEGEQRDILTRSCVPCRMLCQQLPASPSCAIYCEPVFCKAKPGHYYDRLVRRCMKCADICGKHPAECSPHCPTQSPLTTTKRLPSEVSKQAVNTKPPLGPLDPAIQLYALLGLCTILLLSSLCLALVVLLRRGKAKNSNTKPTSTKNQKQTSAVQPGQESGFPENCPASSTHPPCRESSEDSYPTETCMCVHCFPDLRGLSQDSSRQQRPSDSFYQQGILHRAHIQNGGSLWTGGSLSASGPKVQQEAAVG is encoded by the exons ATGGGTAAAAGATGCAAAGAGGGTGAGCAGCGAGATATCTTGACCAGATCATGTGTCCCCTGTCGCATGTTATGTCAGCAACTGCCTGCATCCCCCAGTTGTGCCATTTACTGTG AGCCTGTATTCTGCAAGGCTAAGCCCGGCCACTACTACGACAGGCTGGTGAGGAGATGTATGAAGTGTGCAGACATTTGTGGTAAACATCCAGCAGAGTGCTCCCCACACTGCCCGA CTCAGTCACCTCTGACGACAACTAAAAGACTCCCTTCTGAAGTCAGCAAACAGGCAGTGAACACCAAGCCACCACTAGGACCTTTGGACCCTGCCATCCAACTGTACGCCCTCTTAGGTTTATGCACAATACTGCTACTTTCCAGCCTGTGTCTCGCCTTGGTTGTGCTTCTGAGGAGAGGAAAGGCCAAAAACTCAAACACCAAACCCACAAGTACCAAAAACCAGAAGCAAACGAGCGCTGTTCAGCCAGGACAGGAGTCTGGATTCCCAGAAA ATTGTCCAGCCAGTTCAACCCATCCCCCCTGCCGTGAGTCATCAGAGGACTCCTACCCAACGGAGACCTGCATGTGCGTCCACTGTTTCCCTGACCTGAGGGGGCTCAGCCAGGACAGCAGCAGACAGCAGAGGCCATCCGATTCATTCTACCAGCAGGGCATCCTTCATAGAGCCCACATCCAAAATGGGGGTTCCCTGTGGACAGGGGGCAGCCTGAGCGCCTCGGGTCCAAAAGTACAACAGGAGGCAGCAGTGGGATGA